GAAAGATCCTCAAATGATCAGTGCATTTCTGTCGAATATTTATGGAAACATGATGCCCGGTTGGCCAATTTCGGCAAATAATTCAGATGAAGGTATGAATGGACCAACGGAAATGAATCAGTATGTGCGTGGTGAATATTCTGTAGACATTAGTGGGCAAAAATTGGATTATCGATTTATTGATAGGATTAATTTCTTTTTGACTAACTTGGAGACGGTTGACCCTACTGTCTTGTCTGTAGAAGAAAATAATCAAATGCGTGGTCAAGCTTTGTTTTGGCGTGCATGGGACTATTGGGGAAAAGTCTTTGCATTGGGTGGTGTACCTTTGATTTTGGATGTACAGGATGTTTCTGATATCAATTCCCTTTTGGTTTCTCGTAACTCCACCAGTGAATGTATGGCTCAGATAGTGAAGGATCTAGATGAAGCTATTTCTTTACTACCTGGCACTTGGGGGGATAGTGACTATGGACGTATTGACAAGGGATGTGCTATGGCATTGAAAGGTCGTATTCTATTGGCATACGCCAGTCCGTTGTTCAACCCGAACCACGATCAGGCTCGTTGGGAGCAGGCTTATAAAGCAAACAAGGAGGCTGTCGATTTCTTGCAAAGTGTAGGTAAAGGGTTGTATCAAGGTAAATATGCCGATATTTGGTATGATGAGCAAAATTGTGAGGTGATCATGGTGAACCAGTTCTATGGCCCAGATCATTATCTGGATCAGAAGAATATTCGTCCGTTACCTCTTACAATGGATATGGCTGAACAGAACCAGGCTATTCTGCCGTTGTTGATGGCTTTCCCGAAAGCAGATGGTACTCCGTTGGAGCTGAATGTAAATCGTTTGGCCACGGATAAGGAGTACAACCAAAAGTTCGTAAACGACTTTTACAACAACCGTGATCCGCGTTTCCATGCTACAATATTCTGTCCGGGTACAGAGTATCCTTGTAACAACATACTAGTCGGCAACAATAAATATTGGAATGGTTGGCATATATTAGCTGATGGCGCTTATGCTCATTTGCTTATGGATGAGATAGGAAAAGCAGCCGGTGCCAGTTCAAACTTCTATCAACGTAAAG
This is a stretch of genomic DNA from Parabacteroides chongii. It encodes these proteins:
- a CDS encoding RagB/SusD family nutrient uptake outer membrane protein, translating into MKRIKLLAGMLCAFFMYGCSLDYENTNSITPDGVWKDPQMISAFLSNIYGNMMPGWPISANNSDEGMNGPTEMNQYVRGEYSVDISGQKLDYRFIDRINFFLTNLETVDPTVLSVEENNQMRGQALFWRAWDYWGKVFALGGVPLILDVQDVSDINSLLVSRNSTSECMAQIVKDLDEAISLLPGTWGDSDYGRIDKGCAMALKGRILLAYASPLFNPNHDQARWEQAYKANKEAVDFLQSVGKGLYQGKYADIWYDEQNCEVIMVNQFYGPDHYLDQKNIRPLPLTMDMAEQNQAILPLLMAFPKADGTPLELNVNRLATDKEYNQKFVNDFYNNRDPRFHATIFCPGTEYPCNNILVGNNKYWNGWHILADGAYAHLLMDEIGKAAGASSNFYQRKGLDYNINASTVYEAQIDWVEIRFTEVLMNYGECANEVGKSGEALQVLYDVRKRAGIENTTGKYGITATSQDEIREAYVTERYIEFAYEDKRWNDLRRWKRFDILNNMKYRSSLWLVINDYSIVEKGNFDWTKDMFDPEVNKQFHFDYIECVDGDKSLYRFNLDNNHWFYPIKKDDLDRNSKLEQNNEWGGTFDPLK